Within the Pedosphaera parvula Ellin514 genome, the region GATTTGTTCGGCGAACCCCTGCCCCAGGCAGAGCGTTAATCCAGGATACAAGCGCTCCATCATCGACAATTTCTGCATCATCGCAGGATCAGAATTGCCGGACTGGATGGCCGTAAGGACTTTTTGTGGCAGTGAAAGATTGGTAACACTTGGAGTTTTGTGCAACAGCGTGTTCAGCGTGGTGCTCAAGGAAGCCAGGTTTTCGCCCAGACTAAGTGATTGGTTCAGCAAAGTGTTGATGGTCCCTGTATCGGAAGCCTGGGCAATGTTCCCCCTGAGCGTGAAGCTGCCGGCATTGGTGGGAAAGCCAGGTTTTCCATAGACTGCCAGTTTCTTGCCAGCCAATAATTGAGGCGAAGGCGAACCAAGCACGATATAGGACCAATCGTGATTGCCACTATCTTTGATGGTAGTCCCAACGGAAAACACCAGATTGGACAATGGAGTTTGGGCGTTCGCGGTAAACGCTCCCAGCATCAGAGATAGACAGAGCCAGAAAGTCGTAACGACCGTCTCCCCAGGTTTCCGCCCGGTGCCAAACTTCCGATATGAGGTTCTGCAATTCATTAGAAATCAAACGAGTAGTCGATGCCGCCATCATTAACAATGCCGGTGAGCGTCGCGCCAATGCAGCCATCGACACAGAACGGGCAATATCCAATTTCACCACAGACATTAGCCTCACCTTTCAACATTAATTCCAGGCCGGAAGGGCCACTGGAGATGGACGTGCCGAGCGCCACATCCACATGGGCGCTGATGATGCACAAGAGAGAAGCATCCCCTGAAACCTTCTGGCGCATGCCGATTTTTCCGGACCTTGGTCCATCCTGGTAGTAAGTGGCAGTGGTGACCCCGATGGTAATATCCAACGCACAGGACGATTCTCCGAATAAGATGTCAGAGAGAGAAATGTCTCCTCCAAAGGCAATATAAAGACCGGTGAATTCCGTTGCGTGATCAAGCACTTTATCCGCCTCCGGATCAATAAATCGCAACGGGTCCAGGGAACAGGCATGCCCCGCGAACAGACCAGCCTGCACATTCACCGGTACGCCGATAATGGTTATTGTTCCCGCCGCCTTGGCTGCGAAAAAGTTTTCCAACTCTCCGACGGCAAACGTCGCTCCAATTTCGTTAATGCTGCACCCCTTAAAACCAACATGCCCCTTGATATCGATGAGGCCGCCCACTCCGAGCACGTTCCCGCTTTGCACCGTCCATTTGCCCTCGATGCTCAGCGTGAGATTGCCTGGTATCCCGGTCCAACTCAACGGGACGTTTAATGCCCCGACCGTTATCTCCGCCGCAGGCGGGCCGGCAGGAATGCAGTCCAGAGGAGTATTGTCGGAGTCCAGTTCCTTGATATCGAGGAATGCTGTGAAATGCATCTCATCCGGAAGATTCATCTGCACATCGGCATCAATATGAATTCGACGCAGTGAGTCTCCGTTGAAGGTGGGTGCTCCGCGCAGTTTTGCCGAGAGCATGGCTTTGCTCAAAAATCCCCCACCCTTGAAATTTTGGAATGCTCCATCGGTTGCCGACGCAATTTGGGATGTGAGGCCATCGCGAATGGCCTTATTGATCTGGCCAAAAATCACATCAGTCAATTGGTTCAGGGCGAAGTCATCATCATAAAGAAACTGGCGAAACGATTTCTGATAGTTCCCCACCAACGGCGAACCGAGGAAGGCTACCGTAAGACGTTCCCGAATGGCCTGCTTCACCTGTGCCGGATTGCCAGTCAGGTAATCAGTCGAACTCGCATTCAAGGAGACCAGCAAATTCGAGACGTTTAGACCTGCTGCCCCGGTGAATTGCTGCAGGCCTTTTGAATCATTAAGCGCCACCGTCAATGCCGAACTGAAATCACCGGTTCCAGCCGCTATTGAGCCCCGAAGTTGACTAAACTGGGCTCGCACATCCCTGAGCTGCTGCTCGGCTTCGGCCAGAGTTGGTTCGAGATCCGTTAGCAATTGGTTGACGGCATCATCACCCATGTTCGCCACGAATCCCAAGGCAGGGCCCTGGTCTTCCACCAGTTTTTGAATGATTGCCCGGACCACATGACGCTGGCCTTTAGAATCCTTTTCCAGCGCCCGGATGAACAAATTGAGAGTATCGTCCACGTCATTCAACGTGCCATTCATCTTTCCCAGCACTGAGTTGGCCTGGCCGGCCGAACCGTTCAGTCCGTTAATGGCGGTGTTCAAGCCGCTATTCACCCCACCCACCACCCCGTAAACACTGGTCAGTAATACAGCAGGATTTGTGCGTTGAATGTCTGTCAGTGCGGCGTAGATCTTGTCGACTACAGGATCCAGGGCGGGTTGAACAATGGGCCGGAAGAAACCACTGGCATCTTCACGCAAGGTATTTTGTAGACTGCGGAAACCGCTGGTAAGACCGGTGGAGGCCAACGCCGCCCCCAACTCCTGGCTGATTGCGTTTGAAATGGTATTTAACGGCTGGTTGATTTCATTGAGCGCATCATTGGCAAAGTCGAGGACTTTGATGCGTGGAAGTTGCACGCTAATATCCTGGGCAAAATCGAAGTCCACCTTGCCGGGTGTGATTTCTTTGAGGCGACTGTTCACATCCAGTACCGGCAGTTCCACCTTGGCATCAACGAAACCCGCGAAATTGCGAAGCACGGCGTTCCACTGCAAAGGATAATCAAATTTGGCAACTTCAATCCAATCCCGCTGCGCCCTGGGATGATAATCCTCGGTTGGAGAATTCCGATATTGTGCAATCGTAACCGCACCCGCCGGCCAACCATCGCTATGAGGATCGAATTTGGAGGTATTGAAATAGTTTTGGGTGCCGACATTCCATCCACGATTTTGCCCCAGGCCGTCGGCTGCCGGCCAACCTCCCATCATCGCCATCTGTGAGGTATTTGTTCCGGTGGGAGTGATGTGCAGTTGAGCTTTGACATCCTCAAAGAACGGAGTGCGAATCTTTACCGTCAGATTGTAGAAACCGCTGTCCGGTTTGCCGACCGTCTCCCAGTTATTGAAATAACCTTCCGCGACGGTCGACAATTTGAAAGTGCTGCCACCCGAACCCTGCAAGGTAAGCTGGGCGGGCACCGGGAAACGCGAGTCAGCGCCACCCGCGACGTTGTCGAAGGGCGCAACCATATTGCCATTGGGTTTGAACCCTAGCGTAGCGTGAAAAGCCTGAGGGATAAATGGCAAGCGGGTTTCCACACCTTCAACCAGGAATCGCGCACCGGTCCCGCAGGTGTCCGAGGCGGTGGGCCGAAACTCGATCGTCTGCGGGGTTATATCTGAGTTCCAATAGACCAAATGCTTTACTCCGCTGGAAGGCGGCACCTGTGCAGAATCCAGACCTCCGCGACAAACAAATTTCATACGAGCAAATTCCTGGGTAAAACCTGCAGGTACCGGCAAAGCCAGGGCACCGTCCGTTCGCGATTCCCAATTCTCACTATCAAGATACGAGAGTCGATAGCTGATAAAAGTGAATGCGTATCCGTATAAATTAAGATTGCTCGGAAATGTGGCGGCTTCGTGAATCCCACTCACGCCACCCGCACGCACGTAATACTTGGCCCGGGCCGTGAGTGGATAAAATCCGGTGTCCTGACCACCAATGATGCTGCGCCCCTGCGCTGGTGCCCGGAAATTCGCGCCGGCATAGTTGGCAAAACCGCTGAGATAAGCTGCCTGACCGGGGCGCTCGATATAGTTGGGGTTCGCTTGATTCCCGACCCCAGTCAGCAACAAGGTGGATGGACGGTTAGGGTCGTTGCTGGAGGTTTGATCGAACCGCAGGAAGGTCCCGGGCATATGATAGGCACCAACGCCAACATCACTGGTTCGCTGCGCAAAAATGCTCCCACCCGCAAATCCCCATGTCAGGTTTTGAGCAGGGACCGAGCCGAAGCCGAGAAGGCCGCCATCAACCGTGAAAGTAAGCTGCTGGCCATTCGGGGAAAAATTAAGCACAGCGGCGCTGATAGTGGCACTACTGCAATTGGTATCCGAACAATCCCGCGCATAGGAGAGCGGGACAGCGCCGCTCAATGCGAGATAACTGTTGGTCGTATCAATGCGCCCATTTTGCATGCTGAGCCGTCCACCAGATGTCGTTGGCGTTTGCGCCCCCGCAATTCGGCCGGAGTAAGGGAAGTGCGGACGCAGTTCGGGAGGATTGAGGGCCACTTGTGCCGACATTTGCGCGAAACCGTTCGTATCGGCAGTTACAGTTACTTGAGCCCCAGCCACCAAAGCTGCATTGCGATAGTATCCATCGTTTGAAACTCGATTGGCAGTTTCCGGCTCTTTTAGAATGCTTTTATTCGCCAGCAGAACATCGTCTTCATCCTGTCGCACGAAATAGATGGCGTTTGGCGAATCGATGAGCACTTGCCCTGCGCTGGGGAGCCATTTCAGATTAGGCGCTCCAACCCAGAATGGCTTGGTTTCCTCGACTGCATACCATGGCCCATTGGTGGTCAGAACTGAATTCTGCGGGTTCAGACTGAGATCGAGCGGTATATTTGGAAAATCGATGCGTGCGCTCGTGGCGCGGGAGGTCAAACTGGTCCCAACACTGAAGCCCAAAGGAAGTTGAAGAGAAACCAGTGCGTTAATGCCACTGCTTGTCAGATTTATATTGGTCCGGGTGAAGCAAATGTTTTGAATACAATCGGTGTCGGGAACCGAGCCGGTGAGAGGAACAGAGGCTGAAGGTGTCAACGCATCGCCATTGTCGAAGATAATGGAATTGATCAAGCTACCGTTTCCATAATGATGGTCCGGCCTCGTAACGAGCGACCCGGAGTTGTTGTTCACGGCGAGTTGTGTGGTCAGTCCGCCGCTGCTAGGTGCTCCTGCCACCGGAGTGTTCGCGATGGACGTAAAGACTGTTTGGATCGAACCAAAGAAAAGATTGCCGTTGAAATGAAGAAACCGTGCAAGTGGCAAATTTGATACTTCATCAGTAATAACGGGGTTACTAATCACCTGATGAGAGAAGGCAACCGCAGTGGAATAAGTCTGGCTGACCGACTGAAGCTGACCTTGCGGCTCGACATTGATAACTGTGGTAATCGTCTTCATCGCAGTGGGAGTCAGCGGCGAGGAGGCGTTGTAGGAATCCAAAATATACAGATTCGAGTACATGGAGGTCGGCTTAAGAGGTACGCCTTGTGACGATGCATTGGTCATCACGGGATTGATGAACGTACTCACCGATACCGGGGTTGGAGCATCTCCGTAGTCGTAGAATCGCCAAAGACTGGCCTGCGCATTCAGAGGAAAAGTTTGAAAATTGGGGCTGTTCTGGATCGCCCAGGAGCGTCCGTAATTTGCCACATCCAAGGAACCAAGAAGATATTGCGAAGCATCACCGACGCGCGCGAGCGAACCCACGCGGGTAAAACCACCGGAGGCGATTCCGTTTGCCAGACCCGTAAGATCATTAATCGTTGTGCCGCTGGCCTCATTCATTTCATAAGCGGAAATCAAGCCGCTTTCAGTCCCCGCCAGTGGTAGATGAGAATAACGATTTATATCAGTGCTGGTGAGGGCGGTGTTCCAAAGGGAGACATGATCAATCGACCCGTTGAAGAAAAGCGCGCCTCCGCCAGTGTATGCACCCAAACGCAGGCTCTCCGTAGTTGTCACTGCTGCAGGAGTTCCTGTCCAGGGTTGCGTGTTAACGAGCTGTCCATCGATGTAAGTGCGACCAGTGCTTGTGTCCACGACAAACGCGATATGATGCCACTGCCCATCGGCAACAAAACGATCGCTGGCATTGGTGAAGCCCGGATCAATGAAGCTGGTGCCACTGGCATAATACCAAGGGTCAATTCTCCCAGCGTTCAACCCGATTGCATACCCGTTCACGGAGTTTCCAACATACTTTGTGACGATGCCTGGGTATGCGCCAGTGCTTTGGCTGGTCTTCACCCATGCCATGAGAGTTATGGGGAGAGTATCCTGAGCCGGCACATGAGGCATTACAGCCTGGGCGTTAACGCCATTGCATTTAAGAGCAGTGGCCGCCACGGGCGAAAGCGGCAAAGGAGCGGTTGATGTCACCCATTGCGGTGAACCAACCAGACTGGCCACTAAGGCGGATGCACTGGAATCTGTCGCGGTCGCGCCGCTCCCCTCATCAAAATGCCACAGGGCCACTAAACCATCCTCTCCTCCCGCCAGGCGCCGATGTTTTATGTAATTCAGCGAGGCAACATCCAAAGTTTGATTCCAAACAGAAACCTCATCAATATCGCCGTGGAATCTCGTTGGATATAGGTTATATCGCCCAATTTGCAATGGGTCAGCTGAAGAGGACACTCCAGCCGTGCCGGTCCATGCGCGGGAAGCCTTCTGCACTCCATCAACGATAAGCCTTCCTCCCGAGGCATCCACCACCAGAGCCACATGATGCCAGGCCCCATCTGCCAGAAGCCCACCATCCAGCCCAAGACCCCCGTCCCAGACGTAGGAACTTGAGTTTCGAAAATAGAATGCCCGTATATGCCCGGAGTAAAAAAATAAAGTCCACCCGTTGAACGAGCCATCCACATATTTACTCACCACCCCTCGAACCTGGGCATCTTGATCCACGGTGCGAACCCACGCCGTGACAGTGAGAGGAAAGGCGTTGAAGGCCGCGCTGGAGGAAAGTTGAACGTAGCTATTCGTTCCATCATAGCGCAGAGCGGTTCCAGAGCCTGCCTGTGCCGGAAAGCAAATCAGAACGCAGCCTAGGAAAACAATCAGACAATTTCCAAGCCAGGTTTTGAAGTGGTGATTCGAAGGCATTTGGTCAATACGCCACGGCACAGCGCAATCGCTTCGTTGCCGTGCTTCTTTTGCTCGTAATGTATGGCGCTAAATGCAAATTCAGCAGAATTCTGTCACTCCGCCCGACGTATACAGGTCAGTTCAATATGGCTAAGAAGAATTAAAGGCTGTGGATTACAAAGTATTTTAAAAAAGTTTGATCTGCTAATCAGATGGCAATTTGCCCACGTGATCCACAGCATCAAAAAACTGAACGGTATCCTCCCCGGTTGTGACCGCCAAGCGCTTCCCGTCACCAGTAAATTCGATGAACGCACCGGCTTTTGGCATTTCAATGGAGAGCAATTCCCTCTGCGTTTTCAGATGCCAGAGCTTAACGGACTCGTGCAATCCCACTGACGCAAGTGTCTTTCCATCAGGTGAAAAGGAGACATCAGTAACTTCCTGCATATGGCCTGGAAGATCAAAAAGCCATTGACCCTTGGAGGTATTCCAAACTTTTATGGTTCCATCCATGCTCCCAGTGGCCAAACTTGTTGCATCCGGCGAAAACGCCAGGCCGCTGACGAAATCACGGTGTCCTTTGAGTTCCTTCTGAGATTTGCCGTCGGATTGATAAAGACGAACAGAATTTTCTCTTTCGAGGCTGACTGCCAATAGCTTTCCATCCGGTGCCAATTCAGCAGCCCGAATGGGAGGTTTTGGTCCCTGAGCACTCCAGGTCAATTTCCCGCTTTTTGCATCCCACACCCGGATAGTTCCGGAAACACCAATTGAAAAGAATTTTTTGTAATCCTGACTGAAACCAAAACATTCAAACGGCTTTTCCTTTGTCCGGGCGTACTCGAGTGTACATCCGGCATGCCCCCTGGCACCGGGCAGGCAAAATTCGAGGCATCCGGATTCCCTGTTAAGCAGGACAATATTTTGTCCCTCCGGACTAAAGCCGATGGCATTTTCTTCGCCCAGATCTGCAAGCTCCGTCTGCGTTTCAATGTTCCAAAGCCGCAACGCCTTGTTTGCCCCATTTTTCGTGACCAGAATTGCTTTTGTTCCATCAGAACTGAGAATGGGACGCTCGCCGGTGTTTAGCGGCAGGGACCGTTTTTGGGCCTGGATCTTTCCTGGCCAAAGCATTACTGCTTGATCCTTGCCACCGGAAGCCAGAAATCTTCCGTCGGGAGTCAATGCTGCACACCACACCTCGTTGCCATGTCCTCGTAATACCCCTTCAGTTTCCAAGGTGGCAGTATCCCATATTCGGATGGTTTGATCTGAGCCGGTAGTGACAATTTGCTTTCCGTTCGGGGAAAACATTGCTGACCAAACTGTCAGGTTATGTCCTTTTAATTTCCGCGGAGATACCAGCAAATCGAGTTCCCAGAGCGAGGCTTCATTTGACCAGTCAGTCGTCAGCAGCTTTTTTGAGTCAGGAGAAAATGTCACCGACCAGATCGGTTTCTGCGTTGAAATAGCACCTATCTTTTCTCCGGAAGCAACGTCCCAGATTTCGACGTCATGTGAGGGCCCGGCTCCGGCCAGCCTTTTACCATCAGGAGAAAGCGCGACGGCTCTGGCTTTACTTGAAATTCCCTTTAATTTGGCACCGGTTCGATAATCCCGAAGCTCCACGAATCCGCTGCGCTCCCAAAAAAAAGGACTTGAGTGGGAGATCGCCACCACTGAACCTGTTTTTGACAGTGAGGCAATCTGCCCGGGCAGTTCAGAAACCAGATGGAAATCTTTTGTGTCCCAAAATTTAACCTGATCGCCCGCTCCCGCAGTCATTACCAGATCTCTCTCAGGCGAAAAGCCTACCGACCAGACGGCACCTGGGGTGACTTCAAACGAGTGAATTAATTTCCTGCCTTTAACATCCCACAATTTTGCGGTTCCATCCTGACTGCCAGTTACGAGCCACTTTCCATCGGATGAAAATGCGATGCAAGTGACAATCCAAGCATGCCCGGTTAGGACTGCCAGCTGATCCCCCTCGCACTGATTCCACAAATAGAACCATTCAAAACCGCGCAAATCCACATCTCCAGCCTTGGGTTTTAAAGCCGAAAGTGTTCTTCTAGCGAGTCCATAGTCGCCCCTTTGGGCGGCCTGGGAAGCCACGCTCATGTCCGCAGCGTACAGATTAAGTGCCATTTTTCTACCATGCTCTTCGGCAATCCTCCGCTGGTTTGCCTCCCCCCTTGCAAGCAACTCCGCCCTGCTCCACTGTCCAAACACGGCCACGAATCCAAGCAGAATTACCATAGCCAGGGCGACCGTCAAAGCTGCCGGGACGGGATGCCTTCGACACCAAAGCGTAAGTTTTCTAACCGCTGAGACGGGCCGGGCCTTTATTGGTTTATTAGCGAGGAAGCACTCCAATTCCTCTGTCAATTCTCCGGCAGTTGCGTAGCGTCCCTCGGGTTGTTTCTGCAAACATTTCATACAGATCGTTTGCAGACTGATCGGAACGCTGGGGTTCAGTCTTCTCGGCGGTACCGGGTCTGCCGCTTGTAGCTGGGACAACACTTCAGGGATTGTTTCTCCCTGGAATGGCGGGCGACCAGTGAGTAAGTGATACAAAATACCCCCTAGTGAATAGACATCCGTGAAGGCGCCGGTGACGCTATGTTTTCCACCCACCTGCTCCGGGGCCATATAGTTGGGCGATCCCAAGGTTTGACCAGTGATCGTCAACCCGGCACGACTCTGAATTACTTTTGCCAAACCGAAGTCAGTAATATGTGGCTGGTCCAAATTATCTATGATTACATTGGAAGGCTTCAGATCCCGGTGGAGTACGCCTTGACCATGCGCATAGTGAACCGCCTCTGAAATAGTCTTCAACAGTCGAGCGGCTCTGGCGGCGTTTAAAGGCCTTTGACTTGTCAAATCCGCCAGATTTTTTCCTTCGATATATTCCATGGAGAAATAATGATGTCCATCCTCCTCTCCAATTTCGTAAATACCGACGATGTTTGGATGGTGCAATCGAGCCGCAGCTTGGGCTTCGGTCTTGAAGCGTTGCACGAATTCTTCGCTCGAGAACGGACCATGCAAAACCATCTTCAGCGCGACGAGACGATTTAAACTCATTTGCCTGGCCCGATAAACCACTCCCATACCGCCACGAGCGATCTCCTCAAGAATCTCGTAATCGCCCACTCGCCGGAGGGCATTTAGCATCTCGGAACCATCAGTGGGTTCTGAGGCTAGAAAACCAAAAGCAAGCCGGCCCAGGCACTTGGGACATAAGCCTCTCAGGGCGCGCTCGGATATTGACGCGCCACATTTCGAGCACTTTTTATCTGCCGTCATGATTCCCAAAGATGCTGTTTTTGAGATTACTGCGAGCCAATATCCCGACAGTTACCAATTTTTGTTCCAGAGCAAATCAAAGCATGAGCGCCTGGAACAAATGTCTCATTTCATCCTCCAGATCCAAGGGGCTGGCAACCGTCTGGGCAACTTCTGACCGGACCAGCTCTCCATAGCGCTTACGCAGCCTAAAGACTGTTACAGCCACGTGTTGGTTGCTCATTCCGAGCCCGACAGCCACTTCGGAATAATCCTGCTCCTTTGGATCGTTGGTTAGAAATTGTTTTAGCTCCTCAAAAAGCTTCTGCTTCCCCTGTTGCATTAACTCCCTTTCCAATTGCAGCAGCGCCTGCTCCAACACTGAAATGGCCCAGCGCTGGTCAAAACTCTTGTCCGGCGAAATGTGATGAGATAGCTCCACCTGGTACGATTCTTCGGCCTTGATTCCTTCCAAGGAAATGATGGTTTTCCCTCCTCCACGCTTCGCCGCTTTTGAGCGGTCCCACTCATTGGCCAGAAAATGGGTTAAGGAAGTCAAAAGAAACGTTCTGAATTTCCCCTTTGCGGGATTCACCGTGGAAAAATCATTTCGAGCCAGAAGGGTGAGAAAGAATTGCTGTGTTAAATCCTGAGCGTCTTCAGCACCGAAACCCCGTCCCCGAACAAAAAAATAAAGTGGCAGCCAATAAGTCCTGCAAAGTCTTTCCAATGCTTCAGCGCATTGTGCGGAGTGAGTTTTTCCAGCGAGCATGACCATGCTCCAATGAGTGGTGTCGAACTTTTGATGCTGCGGAACGATTGCCGGCTCCGGAAAAATCATAATTCAGTAAGCCAATAAAGATGATCAGACTCCGATTTACACAGCTCGACGTTGCCAAGGACAGATATACATCGACTTTACGAATGACAGGTTTTTGAAATAGCTCAAGGATCTTATAAACTGGCGCTGGAAATGTGTCCACACCTATCGCCAGGAACAGATTTATCCGGAAGGTGAATGGATAAAACTTTACACACAGTCTGCTGACTTTTCCTCCAAAACCCAAATAAAATTGGGTGGAGGAGAGGTCGGAACGCGCACAGCAGATTGTCAATAAACCGTACCGTCACTCCACCGTCACACTCTTGGCAAGATTCCGTGGCTTATCCACATCGCAACCTCGCGCCACCGCCACGTGATACGCCAGCAATTGCAGCGGCACGACCGCTAGCAACGGGAATACCGCCTCCAAGGTCTGCGGCAGATAAATAATCTCATCCACCTGTTTTGCCAGCGCCTCATTCCCCTCCGTCGCAATCGCAATCACCGGCCCCTTGCGTGCCCTCACCACTTCCAGGTTGCTCAATGTCTTCTCATACATCGCATCGCTGGGAATGATCACCACGCTAGGTGTCTGGTCATCAATCAATGCTATCGGCCCATGCTTCATCTCCGCTGCGGGATAACCCTCTGCGTGAATATAGGAAATCTCCTTCAACTTCAATGCTCCCTCCAGCGCCACGGGAAAATTATATTGCCGCCCTAAAAAGAAAAAATTTCGCACACTTGCAAATCTCTGCGCAATCCTCCGGATCTCTCCATTTTGCTCCAGCATCCTTTCCATCTGGTCCGGCACCGCTTGCAACGCCTTCAAAATCTTCTCCCCGCGATGCAACGACAACATCCGAATCCGCCCCATGAACAGCGCCAACAACGACAGCACCGTCACCTGTGACGTAAATGCCTTCGTCGACGCCACCCCAATCTCCGGCCCGGCATGCAAATAAATTCCGCCATCCGCCTCCCGCGCAATCGTGCTCCCCACCACATTACAAATCGCCAGCACCTTGTGCCCACGACGCTTCGTCTCCCGCAAGCTCGCCAGCGTATCCGCCGTCTCACCCGATTGCGTGATCGCCAGCACCAACGTGTTCTTCTCAATCGGCGCATTGCGATACCGAAATTCGCTCGCATATTCCACCTCCACCGGAATGTGCGCCAATTCCTCGAACAAATACTCCCCCACCAATGCCGCGTGCCAGCTCGTCCCGCAAGCCGTGATCACAATCTGGTCAATCGCCCGCAACTCCGCCACCGACATATTCAAGCCACCGAACTTCGCCGTCCCCTCCTCCAAATCAATACGCCCCCGCATCGCATTCGCGACTGTGCGCGGCTGCTCGAAAATCTCCTTCAACATGAAGTGTTCAAACTCACCCTTCTCCGCCTGTTCAGGACTGAATTCCAACTGGCTGATCTGCACACGTGCGATATCCGAACCCAGCGACGTCACAGCAAACCGATCCGCTCGCAACGTCACCACATCGTAATCATTCAAATAAATCACCTGCCGCGTGTGCAACGCGATCGCCGTCGCATCGCTCGCCAGAAAATGTTCCCCGTCACCAATCCCCACGATCAATGGCGACCCTCGACGTGCCCCCACTATCACCTCTGGATAATCCGCGCATATCACCGCAATTCCATAGGTCCCAATCACCTCCCGCAACGCCTCCGTCACCGCCTTCGTCAGCGGATGCAACCCATCCCCATTCTGCGTGGCTTGTTCCGTCTCACAGCGCTTGATGCGTTCGTAATGCTCCCCGATCAAGTGCGCCAAAACTTCCGTGTCGGTGCTCGATTGGAAGGTATGTCCCGCCTTCAAGTGCCGGTCCTTCAACCGGTCGTAATTCTCAACCACCCCGTTATGAACCACCGAAATTTTCCCACTGTGATCAAAGTGCGGATGCGAATTCTCGTCGGATGGCTCGCCGTGAGTTGCCCATCGCGTATGCCCCACTCCCACCTGGCCCAGGAGCAGATTCGTTTTCAGCAACTTCCCCAACCCCTCCTCGATCTTTCCCTTCTTCTTGCGCACCTCCAATCCGTGCCCATTCAACACCGACATTCCCGCGCTGTCATAGCCGCGATACTCCAACCGCCGCAGGCCCTCCAGAATGATGGGTGCTGCCGATTGTTTCCCGATATAGCCAACGATTCCGCACATAGTTTAAGTTCTCCAAATGTCGATCTGTTTGCGTGTTCTGTCAGTAGGTCTTGGCCGGAACGCACGTCGATCCTTCTCAAATACCAGTTCGCACCATTAATTTCCAATCGCCATTAAAGGCCACTTGCGCTTCTGATCGTCCTGAACCCTTTTGCCCACCTCAACGAATCGTCTATCATACCACAATTCTGCCCCCGGCAAGCCTACTTTTATTCTCATTATACGCATTCACCATCACAGTCATTTCACTTGTCACCCTCCACCCGTCACTCTTTACTGCCCACTCGCCACTCTCCACTTGTCACCTGCCCTTCCCATCCCTATAACAACCCCAGCGTTCTTGGAATAAAGGCACCTATTATGGCGTATCCTGTAAGGCAGTCAGTTAACACCAGCAATGTTCTCTCCGTCATCATGGGTGGCGGTCAGGGCACCCCGGCTTTTTCCCCTTACGAAGGAACGCGCCAAACCTGCCGTCCCGCTCGCCGGCAAATATCGTCTCGTTGACATCCCCATTTCCAACTGCATCAACTCCGGACTCCGGCGCATCTACGTCCTCACCCAGTTCAACTCCGCGTCGCTCCACCGTCACATCTCCCAATCCTACAAGTTCGATCATTTCTCCGGAGGCTTCGTCGAAATCCTCGCCGCCGAGCAAACCTTTTCCGATACCTCGTGGTATCAAGGCACGGCCGACG harbors:
- the glmS gene encoding glutamine--fructose-6-phosphate transaminase (isomerizing); protein product: MCGIVGYIGKQSAAPIILEGLRRLEYRGYDSAGMSVLNGHGLEVRKKKGKIEEGLGKLLKTNLLLGQVGVGHTRWATHGEPSDENSHPHFDHSGKISVVHNGVVENYDRLKDRHLKAGHTFQSSTDTEVLAHLIGEHYERIKRCETEQATQNGDGLHPLTKAVTEALREVIGTYGIAVICADYPEVIVGARRGSPLIVGIGDGEHFLASDATAIALHTRQVIYLNDYDVVTLRADRFAVTSLGSDIARVQISQLEFSPEQAEKGEFEHFMLKEIFEQPRTVANAMRGRIDLEEGTAKFGGLNMSVAELRAIDQIVITACGTSWHAALVGEYLFEELAHIPVEVEYASEFRYRNAPIEKNTLVLAITQSGETADTLASLRETKRRGHKVLAICNVVGSTIAREADGGIYLHAGPEIGVASTKAFTSQVTVLSLLALFMGRIRMLSLHRGEKILKALQAVPDQMERMLEQNGEIRRIAQRFASVRNFFFLGRQYNFPVALEGALKLKEISYIHAEGYPAAEMKHGPIALIDDQTPSVVIIPSDAMYEKTLSNLEVVRARKGPVIAIATEGNEALAKQVDEIIYLPQTLEAVFPLLAVVPLQLLAYHVAVARGCDVDKPRNLAKSVTVE
- a CDS encoding serine/threonine-protein kinase, which encodes MLNALRRVGDYEILEEIARGGMGVVYRARQMSLNRLVALKMVLHGPFSSEEFVQRFKTEAQAAARLHHPNIVGIYEIGEEDGHHYFSMEYIEGKNLADLTSQRPLNAARAARLLKTISEAVHYAHGQGVLHRDLKPSNVIIDNLDQPHITDFGLAKVIQSRAGLTITGQTLGSPNYMAPEQVGGKHSVTGAFTDVYSLGGILYHLLTGRPPFQGETIPEVLSQLQAADPVPPRRLNPSVPISLQTICMKCLQKQPEGRYATAGELTEELECFLANKPIKARPVSAVRKLTLWCRRHPVPAALTVALAMVILLGFVAVFGQWSRAELLARGEANQRRIAEEHGRKMALNLYAADMSVASQAAQRGDYGLARRTLSALKPKAGDVDLRGFEWFYLWNQCEGDQLAVLTGHAWIVTCIAFSSDGKWLVTGSQDGTAKLWDVKGRKLIHSFEVTPGAVWSVGFSPERDLVMTAGAGDQVKFWDTKDFHLVSELPGQIASLSKTGSVVAISHSSPFFWERSGFVELRDYRTGAKLKGISSKARAVALSPDGKRLAGAGPSHDVEIWDVASGEKIGAISTQKPIWSVTFSPDSKKLLTTDWSNEASLWELDLLVSPRKLKGHNLTVWSAMFSPNGKQIVTTGSDQTIRIWDTATLETEGVLRGHGNEVWCAALTPDGRFLASGGKDQAVMLWPGKIQAQKRSLPLNTGERPILSSDGTKAILVTKNGANKALRLWNIETQTELADLGEENAIGFSPEGQNIVLLNRESGCLEFCLPGARGHAGCTLEYARTKEKPFECFGFSQDYKKFFSIGVSGTIRVWDAKSGKLTWSAQGPKPPIRAAELAPDGKLLAVSLERENSVRLYQSDGKSQKELKGHRDFVSGLAFSPDATSLATGSMDGTIKVWNTSKGQWLFDLPGHMQEVTDVSFSPDGKTLASVGLHESVKLWHLKTQRELLSIEMPKAGAFIEFTGDGKRLAVTTGEDTVQFFDAVDHVGKLPSD
- a CDS encoding RNA polymerase sigma factor, coding for MIFPEPAIVPQHQKFDTTHWSMVMLAGKTHSAQCAEALERLCRTYWLPLYFFVRGRGFGAEDAQDLTQQFFLTLLARNDFSTVNPAKGKFRTFLLTSLTHFLANEWDRSKAAKRGGGKTIISLEGIKAEESYQVELSHHISPDKSFDQRWAISVLEQALLQLERELMQQGKQKLFEELKQFLTNDPKEQDYSEVAVGLGMSNQHVAVTVFRLRKRYGELVRSEVAQTVASPLDLEDEMRHLFQALML